The Trueperaceae bacterium genome window below encodes:
- a CDS encoding serine/threonine dehydratase, with protein sequence MNNSLSLVEVGEAVSRTESRIRPYVLDTPLKISPKFGELCEARVFFKYENLQRTSSFKVRGATNALLSLSEEERCRGVVTASTGNHGIAIACVSNRLGVRATIFVPVDSSPIKVDHMRRLGGNVREQGVDGVQAEVHARKYAAAIGSHYVSPYNDPDVLVGQGTVGCEIYRRLPEADTIFVAVGGGGLISGMGAYLTRSNPGINMIGCSPENSAVMVSSLRKGRLLQITSKETISDGTAGGIESGSITFDLCRELVPDLETVREKEIIEALRLFIDCHGMPIEGAAAVAVASLLKRRESIKGSCVVVVLCGGNIDPDNLKRAVS encoded by the coding sequence ATGAATAATAGCTTATCTCTGGTAGAAGTTGGCGAGGCTGTATCACGCACCGAATCTAGAATCAGACCATACGTGCTAGATACGCCTCTAAAGATCTCGCCAAAATTCGGAGAGCTATGCGAAGCTCGTGTGTTTTTCAAGTATGAAAATCTTCAGCGCACTAGTTCGTTTAAGGTGCGGGGTGCGACGAATGCTCTACTTAGCCTCAGCGAAGAAGAAAGGTGCCGAGGTGTTGTAACTGCCTCTACTGGAAATCATGGGATTGCTATAGCCTGCGTTAGTAACCGGTTAGGGGTCAGAGCCACCATTTTTGTTCCTGTAGACAGCTCGCCAATTAAGGTGGACCATATGCGCAGATTAGGTGGAAATGTTCGCGAGCAGGGGGTTGATGGAGTTCAGGCAGAGGTGCATGCTAGAAAGTATGCTGCGGCTATCGGATCGCACTATGTGTCCCCTTATAACGACCCGGACGTCCTTGTAGGTCAGGGTACTGTGGGTTGCGAGATTTACCGTCGTCTACCAGAGGCTGACACCATATTTGTGGCCGTAGGTGGTGGCGGTCTTATATCTGGTATGGGGGCCTATCTCACCAGGTCGAACCCTGGCATCAACATGATCGGCTGCTCGCCAGAAAATTCAGCTGTAATGGTTTCCTCTTTACGCAAGGGGCGCCTCCTTCAAATCACTTCAAAGGAAACTATTTCTGACGGTACTGCGGGTGGAATCGAATCAGGATCAATCACCTTTGACCTCTGTCGAGAATTAGTTCCTGACCTAGAGACAGTACGTGAGAAGGAAATAATTGAAGCCCTACGTTTGTTTATTGACTGCCACGGAATGCCCATCGAGGGTGCTGCTGCTGTAGCCGTTGCTTCACTCCTAAAGCGGCGTGAGTCTATCAAAGGAAGCTGCGTGGTGGTGGTTTTATGTGGTGGCAATATTGATCCGGACAATCTAAAAAGAGCCGTCTCTTAA
- the rplU gene encoding 50S ribosomal protein L21, whose translation MFAIIQSGGKQYRVSKGDVLSLEAIDLDPGEELELPVLMLGGEQVVIGTPIVDGASVDAEVLEHGYGDKIHVVKYKAKINYRRKYGHRQRYTKVRISEIRIDADQSADGSSDPLESDSIVQDESPSITVE comes from the coding sequence ATGTTCGCGATTATCCAGTCTGGTGGTAAACAATACCGTGTGAGCAAGGGTGACGTCCTTTCGCTGGAGGCTATTGACCTTGATCCTGGCGAAGAGCTGGAATTACCGGTTCTCATGCTAGGTGGGGAGCAAGTTGTTATTGGGACCCCTATTGTTGATGGGGCAAGTGTCGATGCTGAGGTTCTTGAACACGGTTATGGTGACAAGATACACGTTGTGAAGTACAAGGCAAAGATAAACTATCGTCGTAAGTATGGTCATCGTCAGCGTTACACGAAGGTAAGAATTAGTGAGATCCGCATTGATGCAGACCAGAGTGCTGATGGGTCATCTGATCCTCTGGAGTCAGATTCAATAGTTCAGGATGAATCACCAAGTATTACAGTAGAGTAA
- the lnt gene encoding apolipoprotein N-acyltransferase, translating to MLKKLIVTAACGAVASAALPPHTMWPFALALVPLFVLVALSKRTRESFWLGYVFALAFFTLYLLWIPLSFSKTLGSSFWIAFPIIVNWLAIIWGSTTALCRWVAGPGTRTLWVLPAAWVIVEWIRGQGYLAFPWGTFGYIWLDTPIAQFADIIGVYGLSLITTVLAALLAIPFVNTTLSFRSKQGLFRILVLLVIPLLFWGILWNLGLTRSKIAFPSSPATALLVQANTNPLDRTIGFENEMLIHRNLTTKKLLAKDAPQLVVWPEGAIGGLNVVGSLGKENREEIQASALSSTFIIGGRTQHERGSFNSAYSLSNASIDDRYDKVFLVPFGERWPLIDSVASVYRTIFKILNLPFLQNTSPGIMVRPISTQLGLIGAYICYESVFPQVQRTMVRQGARVLINITNDAWFSRGNGAQQHFEMGRLRAIETRRYLLRAGNDGITAAIDPFGTIVSQLQQGITAALPVRFELIELKTVWVRYGHLFIPVVLAYFMLASLLLWIRRH from the coding sequence ATGCTGAAAAAGCTTATTGTTACTGCAGCTTGTGGGGCCGTAGCGTCAGCCGCACTACCACCGCACACCATGTGGCCATTCGCTCTAGCGCTTGTACCACTTTTTGTGCTGGTGGCTCTTAGCAAGAGAACGCGCGAATCCTTCTGGCTCGGTTATGTCTTTGCCTTAGCATTTTTCACCCTTTATTTACTTTGGATCCCTTTAAGTTTTTCAAAAACCCTGGGTTCTAGTTTTTGGATAGCCTTCCCAATCATAGTTAACTGGTTAGCAATAATTTGGGGGAGCACTACAGCGCTCTGTCGTTGGGTAGCCGGTCCAGGTACGCGTACGCTTTGGGTTCTTCCCGCAGCTTGGGTCATTGTCGAATGGATTCGCGGTCAGGGGTATCTTGCCTTCCCCTGGGGTACCTTTGGATACATATGGCTTGACACACCTATCGCCCAATTTGCAGACATTATAGGAGTGTATGGGCTTAGTCTCATTACAACTGTCCTAGCTGCCTTGTTAGCTATACCGTTTGTAAATACAACCTTGTCCTTTCGATCAAAGCAGGGTTTATTCAGAATTCTAGTGCTACTTGTAATACCATTACTCTTTTGGGGAATTTTGTGGAATCTGGGCCTGACTCGTTCTAAGATAGCCTTCCCGAGTTCACCTGCAACAGCACTACTTGTCCAGGCGAATACTAATCCACTGGATCGAACAATTGGCTTTGAGAATGAAATGCTAATTCATAGAAACCTAACCACTAAAAAGCTTTTGGCCAAGGACGCCCCCCAACTAGTAGTTTGGCCAGAAGGCGCAATTGGTGGATTAAATGTTGTTGGAAGTCTAGGAAAGGAAAACCGGGAAGAAATTCAGGCAAGCGCGTTATCAAGTACATTTATTATAGGTGGCCGCACGCAGCATGAACGAGGTTCCTTTAATAGTGCCTACTCCCTTTCAAACGCAAGTATCGATGATCGATATGACAAGGTATTTCTTGTACCTTTTGGGGAAAGATGGCCACTAATAGATTCGGTCGCGTCAGTTTACCGAACAATATTCAAAATACTAAATCTGCCATTTCTTCAAAACACATCACCGGGAATAATGGTACGTCCAATCAGCACCCAATTAGGACTCATTGGCGCCTACATATGTTACGAGTCAGTATTTCCACAAGTTCAGCGCACCATGGTGCGCCAAGGAGCAAGGGTGCTCATCAACATCACTAACGACGCCTGGTTCAGTAGGGGTAACGGGGCTCAACAACATTTCGAGATGGGGAGGCTCCGAGCTATCGAAACTCGTCGTTATTTGCTTCGTGCTGGCAACGACGGCATAACAGCAGCAATTGACCCTTTTGGCACAATCGTGTCTCAACTACAACAGGGCATAACAGCCGCACTACCTGTTCGATTTGAACTTATCGAGCTAAAAACAGTGTGGGTCCGATACGGCCACCTCTTTATCCCAGTAGTTCTGGCATATTTTATGTTAGCAAGCCTCCTCTTATGGATCCGAAGACATTAA
- a CDS encoding Trk system potassium transporter TrkA: MNVLIVGGGEIGLQIASALHGAHNITVLDVKEARESLLSLDVQFVQGTGSDPDDLKTAGAEQADAVIAATSNDDVNILSCLAAKGLGAKETMAFVTRQRYVDAFASKGAMESVGLVIDRILWPQRTLANQIVDIVRVPRALDSAHFAGGRIKMLEYRLEKGDPFIGLPLSKTTPPQSVLVVGSIREDSFIVPSGDTILRPDDKVIFMGTSESMRHIEKRFAPRKRSTNLAIVGGGNVGFMVAQQLQNTSTNITIIEEEERRCARLANWLPKALILRGDGTDLELLEQEQIEEADVVVAVTNDDSKNLLVSMLAKQLGIPKVVTRVGRSRNRRLFEWVGIEAPLTPRTAAVQEVLNWLKVDEVDHLATIENRAEVMEISYPYECNVGKVRDLGAPATSLIGAILRRDRVIIPNGDTTIQHGDHLYIVTTPDNVPSVNGWLAQKRQEVEA; the protein is encoded by the coding sequence ATGAATGTCTTAATCGTCGGTGGCGGAGAAATAGGCCTACAAATAGCCAGTGCCCTACACGGTGCTCACAATATAACTGTGCTTGACGTTAAAGAGGCGCGAGAAAGCTTGTTGAGCCTAGACGTTCAATTCGTACAAGGAACAGGTAGCGACCCAGATGACCTTAAGACGGCAGGAGCTGAACAAGCCGATGCGGTTATTGCAGCCACATCCAACGATGATGTGAATATACTTTCGTGTCTTGCTGCCAAAGGACTAGGCGCAAAGGAAACAATGGCGTTTGTTACAAGACAACGGTACGTCGACGCCTTTGCCTCGAAAGGGGCTATGGAATCGGTTGGGCTGGTTATTGATAGAATCTTGTGGCCACAGCGGACACTTGCTAACCAGATCGTAGATATTGTTCGAGTTCCACGAGCGCTCGACAGCGCACACTTTGCTGGTGGCAGAATAAAAATGCTTGAATACCGTTTGGAAAAAGGTGATCCATTTATCGGCCTACCCTTATCCAAAACCACTCCTCCCCAAAGCGTCCTAGTAGTTGGTTCGATTAGAGAAGACAGTTTTATCGTGCCCTCCGGCGATACGATCCTCCGCCCAGATGACAAAGTAATCTTTATGGGCACTTCAGAAAGTATGCGTCATATTGAGAAAAGATTTGCGCCCCGTAAGCGGTCAACCAACTTAGCTATTGTTGGTGGGGGCAACGTAGGTTTCATGGTGGCCCAACAACTGCAAAACACCTCAACCAACATCACTATTATTGAAGAAGAAGAGCGCCGTTGCGCACGCCTGGCTAACTGGCTCCCCAAGGCCCTTATCCTTCGAGGTGACGGCACCGATTTGGAACTTCTAGAGCAAGAACAAATTGAAGAAGCTGATGTTGTTGTTGCTGTAACGAATGATGACAGTAAGAATCTTTTGGTTTCAATGCTAGCGAAACAACTTGGCATTCCTAAAGTCGTTACTCGAGTTGGTCGCTCCCGCAATAGAAGATTATTTGAATGGGTTGGTATTGAAGCCCCACTTACCCCGCGCACCGCAGCTGTACAAGAGGTCCTCAATTGGCTCAAGGTAGACGAAGTAGACCATCTAGCCACAATAGAAAACCGGGCTGAAGTAATGGAAATATCCTACCCATACGAATGTAACGTAGGCAAAGTTCGTGATCTCGGCGCACCCGCCACAAGTTTAATAGGGGCTATCCTGCGTAGGGATAGAGTTATCATTCCAAACGGGGACACCACAATTCAGCATGGTGACCACTTGTACATTGTTACCACCCCAGACAACGTGCCTTCTGTAAATGGTTGGCTGGCACAAAAACGCCAAGAGGTAGAGGCCTAA
- a CDS encoding ferredoxin, giving the protein MTEGRIDVGATSDFAEGTMTGTKVNGSEVLIVKQRGEYFALEDRCTHDNGILHDGDLLEGAVKCDRHGARFDLHTGRPTLPAVKKVRIYHTEVQGDRLIVIYQEA; this is encoded by the coding sequence ATGACTGAAGGGCGAATAGATGTAGGAGCTACTTCAGATTTTGCTGAAGGAACCATGACTGGCACCAAGGTGAACGGTTCAGAAGTGTTGATTGTAAAACAGCGAGGCGAGTACTTTGCCCTTGAGGATCGTTGTACCCATGACAATGGGATACTTCATGACGGTGATCTTCTCGAAGGAGCCGTCAAGTGTGATCGTCATGGAGCCCGGTTTGATCTTCACACTGGTCGTCCGACCTTGCCTGCTGTGAAAAAAGTCCGAATCTACCATACAGAGGTTCAAGGTGACCGGTTGATTGTGATTTATCAGGAGGCGTAA
- a CDS encoding potassium transporter TrkG: protein MSSRYIISVRDHFAPYIVGASLISLGLFSMLFTLIAFLLQEPIIGFIITGVFGALIGGLLIRLGKASPDPSRSDGLTGILVLWLALPIFGAIPYAVSGGMSPLNALFESMSGFTATGATVITDFTSIPSSLFLWRSLSQWLGGIGIIVIFIAVFPQLAIAGRQLFFAESPGPTEERLTPRLRTTAYAVLIIYVSLTVLCAIAYLLGGMSLFEAINHALTTVAAGGFSPSSASFQQASPALTWIAITFMILAGTNFALQYRALIGRPRDIWRDTEFRAYLIIILAAGTALTVILIGKYAPLEALRHGIFQAVSILTTTGYASTDFAAWPLPARMVLMVLMFIGGTAGSAAGGIKIVRWLIIARHTVREVKLSLHPRAILPVRLGGRIIPEEVMRSVMAFTTLFVGLFAASTIVLVFFGADLVTSVSAAIATVGNIGPGLGLVGPLAHYADLHPVSRILLIFNMYAGRLEVVTVFVVFTSRWWLSPLFRK, encoded by the coding sequence ATGAGTTCGAGGTACATTATTAGCGTGCGCGATCACTTCGCGCCCTACATAGTTGGGGCGAGCTTGATAAGCCTCGGTCTTTTCTCGATGCTCTTCACGCTAATTGCTTTTCTGCTTCAAGAACCCATCATTGGCTTCATAATCACCGGGGTATTTGGGGCGCTAATAGGTGGTTTACTCATTCGGCTGGGGAAGGCTAGCCCAGACCCTTCAAGGAGTGACGGTCTAACAGGGATTTTAGTGTTATGGCTTGCCCTTCCTATCTTTGGAGCTATTCCTTACGCCGTGTCAGGAGGAATGTCTCCCCTTAACGCCCTGTTTGAATCAATGAGTGGGTTCACTGCGACTGGCGCTACTGTAATTACCGACTTCACTTCGATACCGTCTAGCCTGTTTTTGTGGCGATCGCTATCCCAATGGTTAGGTGGTATAGGGATAATCGTAATTTTCATTGCTGTATTTCCCCAACTCGCCATAGCAGGGCGTCAACTTTTTTTTGCAGAATCTCCTGGCCCAACCGAAGAGCGCCTCACTCCCCGATTACGAACCACTGCTTACGCCGTATTGATAATTTATGTAAGCCTTACTGTTCTCTGCGCTATAGCCTATTTGTTAGGAGGAATGTCGCTATTTGAGGCAATCAATCATGCTCTCACAACCGTAGCGGCGGGCGGATTTAGTCCTAGTAGTGCAAGCTTTCAGCAAGCTAGTCCAGCCCTCACTTGGATCGCTATCACTTTCATGATTTTAGCGGGTACAAACTTTGCCCTACAATATAGGGCGCTCATTGGTCGCCCAAGAGATATTTGGCGTGATACGGAGTTCCGTGCTTACCTAATCATTATATTGGCTGCCGGAACCGCATTAACCGTCATCCTTATTGGCAAATACGCCCCATTAGAAGCACTCCGCCATGGAATATTTCAAGCCGTCTCTATCCTCACCACCACCGGTTACGCCTCAACCGACTTTGCAGCGTGGCCGCTGCCCGCTCGAATGGTTCTAATGGTATTAATGTTTATTGGAGGCACCGCAGGAAGTGCCGCCGGAGGCATAAAAATCGTTCGCTGGCTAATCATTGCTAGGCACACTGTACGGGAGGTCAAACTTTCTCTACACCCACGAGCCATACTACCGGTACGCTTAGGAGGCCGTATCATTCCTGAAGAGGTAATGCGTTCGGTAATGGCTTTTACTACATTGTTTGTAGGCCTTTTCGCTGCCTCAACCATAGTCTTGGTATTTTTTGGTGCAGACCTTGTCACGTCTGTATCTGCTGCCATTGCAACTGTCGGGAACATAGGCCCAGGATTAGGCCTAGTAGGACCGCTCGCCCACTACGCAGATCTACATCCTGTAAGTCGTATCCTGCTTATTTTTAATATGTACGCTGGGCGGTTAGAAGTTGTAACAGTATTCGTTGTCTTCACTAGCCGATGGTGGTTATCACCACTGTTCCGTAAATAA
- the ispF gene encoding 2-C-methyl-D-erythritol 2,4-cyclodiphosphate synthase produces the protein MSSLRIGFGEDSHRLVSTRRLVIGGVDIPNSPHGAEAVSDGDVLLHALADSLLSSFSEGDIGDLFPPCDSNSIGLSSKTILAAVLKYLRSNHGYFTINNLAGTVTIDKPKLGPHRLAIREQIASLTNINPSQVGVTFKTSEGLSPDHVQARVSVLIATSTEP, from the coding sequence ATTTCAAGTTTACGGATCGGCTTCGGCGAAGATTCTCACCGGCTGGTTTCTACCCGGCGATTAGTAATCGGTGGGGTAGATATTCCTAACAGTCCACATGGGGCAGAAGCGGTCAGCGACGGCGATGTTTTGCTACACGCTTTAGCCGACTCTCTTCTTTCGAGTTTTTCCGAGGGGGATATTGGCGACCTCTTCCCACCTTGTGACTCAAATTCGATTGGCTTAAGTAGCAAAACAATCCTTGCGGCCGTACTAAAATACCTAAGGTCCAATCACGGTTACTTTACGATTAATAATCTTGCCGGTACAGTAACTATTGATAAACCTAAACTTGGGCCCCATCGTTTAGCTATTCGGGAACAGATTGCATCGCTAACAAACATAAATCCCTCGCAAGTAGGTGTGACTTTCAAAACTAGTGAAGGGTTAAGCCCCGATCACGTCCAAGCCCGAGTTTCTGTGCTAATAGCGACCAGCACGGAACCATAA
- the acs gene encoding acetate--CoA ligase, translating into MMPERIESVLQEDRRFSPTEEFRASARLKNHEDYDRLYRLSLNKPEEFWGSIAKELHWFEAWHHVAEWKEPFAKWFVGGKTNLSYNCLDHQIAKGLGNKVAFFFEGEPGDKRTITFNQMHEEVSRFANALKSKGIIKGDRVAIYMPMIPEAAIAMLACVRIGATHSVIFGGFSAQALADRILDGEVKAVVTADGGYRRGKVLPLKPAVDEALASCPMVETVFVVRRAGNSVTLRSGRDHWYHEVIAKADNKCPAEPVDSEHPLFILYTSGSTGKPKGVQHTTGGYQTYTYLTSRYVFDLRDNDVFWCTADVGWITGHSYIVYGPMMNGATQVMYEGVPTHPGPDRFWELVARYRVTVFYTAPTAIRSLMKLGKEHPAKHDLSSLRLLGTVGEPINPEAWIWYREVIGGARCPIVDTWWQTETGGIMITTLPGIHDMKPGSAGLPFFGIEPIIVDATGNKQDSGSGGFLVIRRPWPSMLRTIYGDDERYSKTYWGEVPHVYFAGDGARLDEDGYFWIMGRVDDVVNVSGHRLGTMEIESALVSHATVAEAAVVGRPDETKGQALVAFVTVDDSHHDSITLAEDLRNHVANEIGAIAKPDDIRIAKGLPKTRSGKIMRRLLRNIAAGEDLSGDISTLEDHNVVEDLMRKD; encoded by the coding sequence ATGATGCCTGAGCGAATCGAATCAGTCTTACAGGAAGATCGTCGTTTTAGCCCGACTGAGGAGTTTCGTGCAAGCGCGCGTCTAAAAAACCATGAGGACTACGACCGACTCTATAGATTATCTTTAAACAAACCAGAGGAATTTTGGGGATCTATAGCTAAGGAACTTCATTGGTTTGAGGCTTGGCACCACGTAGCTGAATGGAAAGAACCATTTGCCAAGTGGTTTGTAGGTGGAAAAACGAACCTGTCGTATAACTGCCTGGACCACCAGATTGCAAAAGGCCTAGGGAACAAGGTAGCCTTCTTTTTCGAAGGAGAGCCTGGAGACAAGCGCACAATTACATTTAATCAAATGCATGAGGAAGTCAGTAGATTTGCTAATGCACTAAAGAGTAAAGGAATAATTAAGGGAGATCGGGTCGCTATCTATATGCCAATGATCCCAGAAGCTGCTATCGCTATGCTTGCATGTGTGCGGATAGGTGCTACCCATTCTGTAATCTTCGGTGGTTTCAGTGCCCAGGCTCTAGCTGACCGTATCTTAGACGGCGAAGTGAAAGCCGTAGTAACTGCAGACGGAGGTTATCGTCGCGGTAAGGTCCTCCCATTAAAACCAGCAGTTGACGAAGCCCTAGCTTCGTGTCCGATGGTAGAAACAGTGTTTGTGGTCCGCAGAGCTGGCAACAGCGTCACCCTGAGATCAGGTCGGGATCATTGGTACCACGAAGTTATAGCTAAAGCCGACAACAAATGTCCCGCCGAACCAGTTGATTCTGAACATCCTTTGTTTATTCTTTATACATCAGGCTCAACAGGCAAACCAAAAGGAGTGCAACACACTACAGGTGGTTACCAAACCTATACTTACTTGACCAGCCGCTATGTTTTTGACCTAAGGGACAACGACGTCTTCTGGTGCACGGCGGATGTGGGGTGGATCACTGGACACAGCTACATTGTCTATGGCCCAATGATGAATGGCGCAACACAAGTAATGTACGAGGGTGTACCCACTCACCCTGGCCCAGATCGGTTTTGGGAGTTAGTGGCCCGTTACCGGGTAACAGTATTCTATACAGCCCCAACCGCTATCCGGTCCCTTATGAAACTCGGGAAAGAACACCCGGCTAAACATGACCTCAGTAGCCTTCGCCTGTTGGGTACGGTGGGGGAACCAATTAACCCCGAAGCTTGGATATGGTACCGGGAAGTCATTGGGGGTGCCCGTTGCCCTATCGTGGATACTTGGTGGCAAACCGAAACAGGCGGAATAATGATCACGACGCTCCCAGGGATCCACGACATGAAACCTGGTTCTGCAGGACTACCGTTCTTTGGGATTGAACCTATTATTGTCGACGCAACTGGAAACAAGCAAGATTCAGGTTCAGGCGGTTTCCTAGTAATACGTCGTCCTTGGCCTTCAATGTTACGAACCATTTATGGCGACGATGAACGCTACAGCAAAACGTATTGGGGTGAGGTGCCCCACGTCTATTTTGCTGGTGATGGAGCCCGCCTCGATGAAGATGGTTACTTCTGGATCATGGGTCGTGTTGACGATGTCGTAAATGTTAGTGGACACAGACTCGGAACAATGGAAATTGAGTCTGCCCTTGTATCGCATGCGACAGTAGCTGAAGCTGCAGTAGTTGGACGCCCTGACGAAACCAAAGGCCAGGCTTTAGTAGCGTTTGTAACGGTCGATGATAGTCATCATGATTCTATTACCCTTGCAGAGGACCTCAGGAACCACGTGGCAAATGAAATCGGTGCAATAGCTAAACCTGACGATATACGAATAGCGAAAGGTCTCCCGAAGACTCGCAGTGGCAAAATCATGCGGCGATTGCTTCGCAACATTGCTGCTGGGGAAGATCTTAGCGGGGACATCTCTACTCTCGAAGATCACAATGTCGTTGAAGATCTTATGCGAAAGGACTAA
- a CDS encoding aminotransferase, whose protein sequence is MSRFKPFLMERMMSKYEQKVDYNLSESGVHPIYLRELYKEHPDELAALLDSSLNYPHVNGLPELRSRIANLYEGAREENVLVTVGGIEANFIATRSLLEPGQEMVLMLPNYMQIWGLAKDYNFNLKTFRLLEENSWAPDLTELEEQVTTDTKVIVVCNPNNPTGKILSEKEMAAVVAIADRVGAWILADEVYRGAERLEAEMSPSFYGQYDRVLATGSMSKAYGMPGLRIGWLLGPPKMLERAWEQHEYITLAATMMANKIASFALSPDVWPVILERTRGYIRRGWSLLENWLEDQGNIIQVTAPQAAAIAFLHYGLKINSSKLADKLRNEQSVLIVPGDHFGMDEFLRVSFGLPRDNLIAGLNRVSTLMKELVETEGKSE, encoded by the coding sequence GTGAGTAGATTTAAACCGTTCTTGATGGAGAGGATGATGTCGAAGTACGAACAAAAAGTCGACTACAATCTTTCCGAAAGTGGAGTACACCCAATTTACTTACGAGAACTGTATAAGGAACACCCTGACGAGCTTGCAGCCCTCCTCGACTCGAGCCTAAATTACCCACATGTTAATGGGCTTCCCGAATTACGATCTCGTATAGCTAACCTCTATGAAGGGGCAAGGGAAGAAAACGTCTTAGTAACTGTTGGCGGCATTGAGGCTAATTTCATTGCAACCCGTTCGTTGCTAGAGCCCGGGCAAGAGATGGTGCTTATGCTTCCAAATTACATGCAGATTTGGGGTTTGGCTAAGGACTACAATTTTAATTTGAAGACGTTTCGACTCCTAGAAGAAAACAGTTGGGCTCCTGATTTAACTGAACTCGAAGAGCAGGTTACAACTGATACAAAAGTTATTGTAGTTTGCAATCCTAATAACCCAACTGGCAAGATATTGAGCGAAAAAGAGATGGCGGCAGTGGTGGCGATCGCCGATAGGGTCGGGGCCTGGATATTGGCCGATGAAGTTTATCGAGGTGCGGAACGCCTGGAGGCTGAGATGTCCCCTAGCTTTTATGGGCAATATGACCGTGTTTTGGCGACAGGTAGTATGAGCAAGGCATACGGGATGCCTGGTCTTCGTATCGGTTGGTTACTAGGACCACCGAAAATGCTGGAACGCGCTTGGGAACAACACGAATACATAACCTTGGCAGCTACCATGATGGCGAATAAAATAGCGTCCTTCGCACTCTCTCCTGATGTTTGGCCGGTAATCCTCGAACGTACAAGAGGTTACATTCGTCGAGGTTGGTCCCTTCTTGAAAACTGGCTAGAAGATCAGGGGAACATTATTCAGGTTACAGCTCCCCAGGCAGCAGCCATCGCTTTTTTGCATTATGGATTAAAAATCAACTCTTCAAAGTTAGCCGATAAACTGAGAAATGAGCAGAGTGTACTAATCGTCCCGGGTGATCATTTCGGTATGGATGAATTCCTTCGCGTTAGCTTTGGTCTCCCTCGCGACAATTTGATAGCCGGCTTAAATCGGGTAAGTACTCTGATGAAGGAATTAGTTGAAACCGAAGGCAAGTCTGAATGA